The genome window CCGTCCACTCTCTGGTCGTTACGCTGCGCCGCACCATATTGCCTGGTGTGCCCGTCAACACGTTCGAACGCACGCTGAGGAGGACGCGTGGCAATCAACCCCGATAGTGCGCTTGAGGTGCTTACCGAGTTCCGCGACCTGCTTCGACTGAACGAGCAACTCCACGGTCAGTACGGCTCCGCAGCGGCAGAAGGTCACGAATCCAATCAACGACTCCGCGAACTGGAGCCGCTCGTCGAGAAGATCGCCGCCGCGATCGAGGTTGATCGCAACAGGCATCGCCCGCACGGCCACATGCTGATGACCGCCGGCATGTGGTGGTGGTCCAACCGCGTCGGATGGGTCGATCGCCTCATCGGCATCCTGCGGAACCGCACGCGAGAAGACGACGTCTTCACGCCAGCGGGTCCGAAGCTCGATGCCGCCAATCTCCATCGATGGGTTTGGCACGCCGCCACGGACCTCTGGGACAGTGGCCACTACCGGGAAGCCGTACAGAGGGCCGCGACAGCCGTGGAGGAGCAAACACGCCTAAAGCTTGAGAGCACGGAGCCAAGCGCAGCCGATCTCTACATGAACGCATTCAAGTCCAAGACCGACCCCGGGGACCGACGCTTGCGGTTCGTGGATCTCCAAGCCGCAACTGTCGATGGTCAGAAAACCCCCGACTGGCGATCCGCCCACGATGGAGCAGCACACTTCGGGCGCGGATGCGCACAAGCCATTCGAAATCTCGCCACGCACAGGACTGATGACCTCACCGAACAAGTCGCGCTCGAATACCTCGCCGCTCTCAGCGTCCTTGCCCGATGGGTCGACACGGCAACTCTCGAGGTCGGCTAGCTGCGTGCGAATGCGAGCAGTTCGTCGATCTCTCCCGCGTCTGCTCGCTGGAGGGCTTGGTGGTAGGCGGCCCTCAAGTCCTCGGTGTTGACGTCGAGACTGATTCCCCAACCGAAGCGGGGATGGCCGAGGGCCGTCACGAGGTAGTCCGCTGCGATCCGGCTGTGCCGGCCGTTGCCGTTGGGGAAGGGGTGGATGGCAACTAGGCGGTGGTGGAAGCGCACGGCTAGCTCGTCGGGCTCGTACGCCTCGTGGTCGACCCAGGCGATGGCGTCGTCGACGAGCGTCCTCACAGATACGGAGATCTGCGACGGATCGATGCCGATGTTGGTCGCGCGGAGGCGGTAGCGGCCGGCCCAATCCCAGACCTCGCTGAACATGTCCCGATGGAGATTCCGCAGGTAGCCGTCGTCGAGAAGCGAGCGGACTGACGGGGGCCGGCGGAGTAGCGCCAGGGCGATGTTGCGCTGCTCCGCGGCGAACAGGTCACCGCGAGTGATGATGTGGCTGGGGATCAGCCCGACACGATCATCCTCGGTGAGTTCCGTGTGGCCGTCACCGACGGGAAGGAGCGGATCGCTCACGTGGTCTGACCCTCGATCCACAGACCGCGGTGGTCGGCGAACCAGGAGGCGAGTTCCTCCACTTGGGCTGCAAGCTCGTCCTCGGAAACCTCCTGGGCCTCCAGGCGTCCGTGATGAACGACGTGAGCCAGATGCCGCACGGCCTTGCGTCGCGCCTGGGTACGGACGATCTCCTCCAGTGTCGTGCGCGGTACGAGGGCGTAGACGAGTTCGCAGTCCATTGCCTCCGCGGCCCGCGACAGGGTCTCGAGCCTCGCTGTGGCCAGCCGCTCGCTGCGTTCGATCTCCGACACCACCTGCTGGCTGACCCCCATGCGCGCGGCCAGTTCGGTGCCGGACATTCCGAGGGCGTCGCGGATTGCCCGGATCCACCCCTTGTTCGGGCGGCCTAGGTCGCCGAGACTGCGGACCGACTCGTAACGATCGTCGAGTTGCCGTCGAGCTTGAAGTTGGGTGCGCTCCATGAAACAAAGTCTACAGGTTCTAGACTGTATTTACCAGAAGTTCTACAGTGTATAGCCTGTAGCTCCTGCTCTGGATTCCGGCCTTCGCCGGAATGACGAACGGGAGAGGTGGGACGACGAACGGGCGTGAGCGCTCGATTTGGGGGGGCCGGTTAGAGGCCGAGGAGGGGTTCGAGGCCGATGGTTAGGCCGGGGCGGTTGGCTACTGCTCGGACTGCCAGCAGGGTTCCTGGCATGAATGAGGACCGGTCGTAGGAGTCGGCGCGGAGTGTGAGGGTTTGGCCCTGGGCGCCGAGGATGACCTCCTGGTGTGCCACCAGGCCGGCTAGGCGCACCGAGTGGACTCTGATGCCGGCGGGGCCTAGTCCGCCTCGGGCGCCGGGGAGTAGCTCGGTGCGGGTTGGGTCGGGGTTCCATTCGCCCGAGGCGGCGGCCATGCGTTCGGCGGTCATCATGGCGGTGCCGGAGGGGGCGTCCACCTTGGCGTCGTGGTGCAGCTCGATCACCTCGGCGCTGTCGAACAGCGGCGCCGCCAGCTCGGCGAAGCGCATCATCAGCACCGCGGAGAGGGCGAAGTTGGGGGCGATGATGCAGTTGCTGCGCTCGAACAAGCCGGCGATGTGCTCCAGGTCCTCGGGGGTGAATCCGGTCGTGCCGACGACGGCGTGGATGCCGCCGGCGGCCAGGCCGGCCAGGTTCCGACGGGCCGAGTCCAGCACCGTGAAGTCCACGGCGACCTCCACGGCCGTCGCGACGAAGGCGTCCGGATCGGCAGCCACGGTCACCCCGCCCGCATCGCCGGCCGCCTCCTCGCCGATCAGTTCGGCGACGGTCGCTCCGGCCGCGGCGGGATCCACCGCAGCCACCAATTGCAGGTCCTCCGCGGCCACGACCGCCGCGCACACGGTCCGCCCCATGCGGCCGGCGGCGCCGAGCACACCGACTCGGATCATGCCCCCACCGTATTCCGGCCGGAGGAGGGCCAGCGGCCCGCACTGCCGGGCGCGGCCTGCGCTCTCGAACGCGGCCCGCCGGCGTGCACAGCCGACCCGATCGGGTCAGTTACGCCGGCGGCGCGGCCGACCCGGCGCATCGGCGGGACCCAGATCGCCGAAATCCTGGGCGACCATCCGGTCGAACTCCTCGGCGAAGGAGACCTCCTCGATCCCGGTGGAGGTCTCGGCGGCCAGCTGCTCGGACCGCGGCCCCTGGCGCTCACGCCCGCCGCCACGGCCCCGATCACGGCCACCGTCGCGACCCCTGTCACGCCCGCCGTCGCCGCCCCTGTCACGCCCGCCGTCGCGGCCCCTGTCACGCCCGCCGTCGCGGCCCCTGTCGCGGCCACCGTCGCGGCCACCGTCACGGGAGGGCCGCTCGCGCTCGGGGCGCCCGCCGGCTCCGTCGCTGCCGTCGTCCTCGCCACCCACGGGGATCAGGCTGATGCGGTTGTTGCCGTCCACCTGGTCGACCCGCACGGTGATCTCGTCGTCGAGCGAGAGCACCTCCTCGACGCGGTCCAGGCGGCGCCCGCCGCCCAGCTTGGAGATGTGCACGAGCCCGTCGCGCCCCGGCAGGATGTTGACGAACGCACCGAAACCGGTGATGTTCACGACCTTGCCGGTGTAGACCGCCCCGATCTCGACCTCGGGCGGGAACACGATCGCCCGGATCCGCTCCTCGGCGGCGGCGACCGCAGCGCGGTCCGCGGCGGCAATCGCGACCCTGGCACCGGTGGCGTCCTCGTCGACCATGATCTCGGCGCCGGTCTCCTCCTGCAGAGCGTTGATGACCTTGCCCTTGGGGCCGATGACCTCGCCGATCTTGTCGGTCGGGATCTCGAAGGAGAGGATCTTGGGGGCCGTCTCGCCGACGTCCGGCCGCGGGGCGTCGATGGCGCCGCGCATCACCTCCAGAACCTCGAGCCGTGCCTCGCGGGCCTGTTCCAAGGCCGCGGCCAGCACCGAGGCGGGGATCCCGTCGATCTTGGTGTCGAGTTGCAGCGCCGTGACGTACTCCTCGGTGCCCGCCACCTTGAAGTCCATGTCGCCGAAGGCGTCCTCGGCGCCGAGGATGTCGGTGAGAGCCACGTAGCGGTCGCCCTCGTTGATGAGGCCCATGGCGATCCCGGCGACCGGCGCCTTGATGGGAACGCCGGCATCCATGAGCGACAGGCTCGAGCCGCACACCGAGGCCATGGAGCTGGAGCCGTTGGAGGACAGCACCTCCGAGACCAGCCGGATGGTGTACGGGAACTCATCGAGGCCCGGAACGACCGGCAGCAGCGCCTTCTCGGCGAGCGCTCCGTGGCCGACCTCCCGCCGGCGCGGCCCGCGCATGAAACCCGCCTCGCCGGTGCTGAAGGGCGGGAAGTTGTAGTGGTGCAGGTAGCGCTTGCGCTCGGTGGGGTCGATGCCGTCCACGATCTGGTCCATGCGCTGGGTGCCGAGCGTGGTGACGTTGAGGACCTGCGTCTCGCCGCGCTGGAACAGCCCCGAGCCGTGGGTCATGGCGATCACACCCACCTCGGCCGACAGCGGCCGCAGGTCGCTGGTGCCCCGGCCGTCGATGCGGCGGCCGTCGGAGAGGATGCGCTCCCGGACGATGGTCTTGGAGAGCGAGCGAACGGCCGAGCGGGCCTGCTGCTCCACGCCGTCGACATCCTCGAAGCGTTCGGCCACCGCTGCGATGATCGACTCGGCGGCGCTGCGCTCGGCGGCGAGGCGTGCGGCCTTGTCGGCCACCTGCAGCGCCTCGGCGAGCTGGTCGCGGCCGATCTCGGCCACCGCCTCGGCGACCTCGGGGCTGTAGTCGACCATGAGTTCGTGGTCCATGGTGGGCTTGACGCCCGCCATGGCGATGAGGCGCCGC of bacterium contains these proteins:
- a CDS encoding polyribonucleotide nucleotidyltransferase, translating into MNEAISVSGAIGGADGKEMTLETGRLAALAGGAVLARLGRTEVLVTATASESAREGANFFPLTVDIEERMFSAGKIPGSFFRREGRASEQATLACRLIDRPLRPAFPDGFRNDVHVVGIVLGADQQNPYDVLALNAASAALGMSGIPFGGPVGAVRIGYSTDGQWIPHPTYPEADGCTFEMVVAGRVLADGDVAVMMVEAAGTPGSVGHYEAGAPKVDETVLAEGLEASKRWVSEAVALQRRLIAMAGVKPTMDHELMVDYSPEVAEAVAEIGRDQLAEALQVADKAARLAAERSAAESIIAAVAERFEDVDGVEQQARSAVRSLSKTIVRERILSDGRRIDGRGTSDLRPLSAEVGVIAMTHGSGLFQRGETQVLNVTTLGTQRMDQIVDGIDPTERKRYLHHYNFPPFSTGEAGFMRGPRRREVGHGALAEKALLPVVPGLDEFPYTIRLVSEVLSSNGSSSMASVCGSSLSLMDAGVPIKAPVAGIAMGLINEGDRYVALTDILGAEDAFGDMDFKVAGTEEYVTALQLDTKIDGIPASVLAAALEQAREARLEVLEVMRGAIDAPRPDVGETAPKILSFEIPTDKIGEVIGPKGKVINALQEETGAEIMVDEDATGARVAIAAADRAAVAAAEERIRAIVFPPEVEIGAVYTGKVVNITGFGAFVNILPGRDGLVHISKLGGGRRLDRVEEVLSLDDEITVRVDQVDGNNRISLIPVGGEDDGSDGAGGRPERERPSRDGGRDGGRDRGRDGGRDRGRDGGRDRGGDGGRDRGRDGGRDRGRGGGRERQGPRSEQLAAETSTGIEEVSFAEEFDRMVAQDFGDLGPADAPGRPRRRRN
- a CDS encoding mobile mystery protein A, which codes for MERTQLQARRQLDDRYESVRSLGDLGRPNKGWIRAIRDALGMSGTELAARMGVSQQVVSEIERSERLATARLETLSRAAEAMDCELVYALVPRTTLEEIVRTQARRKAVRHLAHVVHHGRLEAQEVSEDELAAQVEELASWFADHRGLWIEGQTT
- a CDS encoding mobile mystery protein B encodes the protein MSDPLLPVGDGHTELTEDDRVGLIPSHIITRGDLFAAEQRNIALALLRRPPSVRSLLDDGYLRNLHRDMFSEVWDWAGRYRLRATNIGIDPSQISVSVRTLVDDAIAWVDHEAYEPDELAVRFHHRLVAIHPFPNGNGRHSRIAADYLVTALGHPRFGWGISLDVNTEDLRAAYHQALQRADAGEIDELLAFARS
- the dapB gene encoding 4-hydroxy-tetrahydrodipicolinate reductase — encoded protein: MIRVGVLGAAGRMGRTVCAAVVAAEDLQLVAAVDPAAAGATVAELIGEEAAGDAGGVTVAADPDAFVATAVEVAVDFTVLDSARRNLAGLAAGGIHAVVGTTGFTPEDLEHIAGLFERSNCIIAPNFALSAVLMMRFAELAAPLFDSAEVIELHHDAKVDAPSGTAMMTAERMAAASGEWNPDPTRTELLPGARGGLGPAGIRVHSVRLAGLVAHQEVILGAQGQTLTLRADSYDRSSFMPGTLLAVRAVANRPGLTIGLEPLLGL